In Verrucomicrobiota bacterium, the genomic window CTGCTCCAGAACACCCCATGCCCCGGTATGGGCTCGTTTAACAGGGAGCTAAGAATGTCGTCGCTGAAATGGGCATTCGCTTTCTTAACAGCCAGCAGATCGCCCGTCGATAACAGGTGAAAAATGAACCAGTTGTCACCCTGGCTGAGGATTTCGTTCGCAATGCTTCCTGGTTGTTGGGTGATCAGCACAGCGCCCAAATCGTATTTGCGACCTTCTTTCACCCACGAGACGTACGGGCCTTCCCCTCCGCTGTTGCCATGCCCAAGAACCGATTGCGCCTCCTCGAGCACGGCAATGGTCGGGATGGTCTGGGGCTGTGCCTTTGTAAACTCCGCCTGGTTATGGTCAAAGATTCTCTGGAGCAAAATGCCGGATAGCATCAATCCGCTGCTCCCACGCATCTGTGAGATGTCCACGATGCAGATTTTACCTTCGGCCAGCGCCATCAAGAGTTTGTCGACCAGTTGGCTGCCGGGATCATGCAACTGGGCGACAATTGAGGTCATGTTACCGCGGGCGGCCAGCAACTCGAGTTCCTGGTTATCCTTCAAACCCAGCAACTCCTTCAGGATAGCCTCGTCTGCCGTGTTTCCGTTCCGGTAGATTTCGTCGACGAGCTGCCGCCATGCCGCGTCGCTGAGCTGTTTCAGTTTACGGACGTTCTGCTGGTCCTGCTTTTCGGGCGGGAGTGCGATCGAGATCACGTCGGCCGGCCTGAGGCGCCGGATATCAAGTTTGATGTTGCCGGGGACAAAAGAGGCGTAAAAACCGCTCGGCCCCTCCTTGGGCGTAAACACGACGAGTTTATCCCTCAACTCGGTCACGTCGCAAAGCCCGGGGCGACCCTTGTCGTCCGGCCAAAAATATTCCCCGTCGGGATCGAAGATGAGGGTGCCGACCGGAACCTGACGATTTCCGCGCTTCCGCACGGCCGGCGTCTGGCGGTACAGATTCGAGAAGAGGAGCTTAACGAGGTTTGACTTTCCAAACCCTGCACGGGCGAAGACGAACGAGCGCCTGGACACCAAGCGCTGGCCGGGAATTTCGGGATGACGCCGGGAGGTGTCACCTGCATCCATGGCTCCCTCCGCAGACGGCGATCATCTGCTCCATAGATGAATTCTCCCATCGCCAGAAAGCCGATGTCCGCACCTGCGTCGTTGTGCCCGGCGATTTCGCGCAGCAGGTCGTCGTTCAGGAACGCGACCCGGCTCCCGACGTGCGGCAGGCGACGATGAGACGCTGCGAACTCCACCTTGCCATCGATGACCCGGAGCACACCCAACACGCGAATGTTGACCCGGTATCTCAGGTATTGTTCGCGCAAATTCTCACCGATCGGGCGTTCATCGTTAACCGCACGGATCGCGTAATCCTCACCGGCGCTCGACGCCAGCCGGCCCTCGGATGCAATCGAGGTGATGCGACCGAGGACGCCTTCCTCCTCGGTCTCCAATTGCACGACCAGGAATTGGCCATGCATCGGCGCGTTCTGGAATCCATTGGTGTACGGGAGGATGATGTCCGCATGAAATTCGAGGCCGCCCTCGCTGAAGCCGCGGAAGATCCCGGCCACCTTGTTCTTGGCGAAGAGTTTCACGCGTACCTCCGATCAGCTATCTCCTGCCTGAGGGGAAGGGCGTCGAAGATGGCTCGCTCCGAACTCGGGAGTTGCTCCCGAATCGCTTGGACGACCTCATTTTGAAGAACATCAAGGTCAAAATCGACGATCTGAGCGAAGCTGTGCGCCTTCTGAAGGCACATCGGATAAAAGGCAACCGGAAATCCTTCGAGCGCGTCGTTCTGGAGGTAACCAAAGATTTCCTGGTGGAACGACGTTTGCGAGTTTAGAATGTCAACCGACCAGATCGGATCGCCGCCTTGCGGGCCGAACCTCACGAAATACATCCGGCCGGCCACGAATCTGAAAGCACGCTCATTTTCGGCCGCGTCCTCCGGCCCACGCTGATCCCACCACCGGTCGTAGCACTTTCGCTCCATCTCGCGCGGGATCTCGACGTAACGGGCTTCGCCTTCCGGCAACACGTTTTCCAGCGCAAACGCGAGGTTGTACCGGTCAAGCACTTTGCTCCTCTTGGCAATCCCGACGAGGAACACACGCCGCCGGTCTTCCCGGTAGACCCGTTGGATGGCTTCCTCGATGCGTTCGCGAATCCGGATGAAATGTTCGCCCCTGAACACCTTACTCCGGAGCTGACCGTCGCGGACGACCAGGGTGTCGGTCGGAAACGAGCGGTGACAGATAAGTTCGTAAAGCACCGCCCACTCGCAAAGGTCGCGGTACGCCTGAACCCACGAGGCCGGCACCTCTTCGGGTCTGGCGCGTGCCCGATCCGGATCAGGCATCATGTGGCTCAGGTCGTTTAAACGGCGCGAGCGTACGTCCAGGTCGCACATCATGCGTCCGAGCGGGGTTCTCGGCCGTCCATCCTTATGGAACTGCGCCTGATCCAGGCGATTAAGATCGCTGCTGACGGAGACCGCGTCGAGACAGAGCTGTTTACCGTAAGAATCGACCACGCGAACCAGTTGCACATGAAACGGATCGAAGTGCAGCTGGTTATTACCTCCATCGCTCGCAACCAGGGATACGGCGGTAGCGCTGCGAGGCTGGATTTTCCTGGCCTTGGCTTTCAACTCACGAGCTTCAGCCCGCAGGCCGACAAGCAGCTGATGATCGGTTCGGGCGCATGCCCGAACTACCCTCCGAAGGTCTTCAATCTCCTCGGGTTGAAACATGGATCAAACAGCGAGCCGGCAATAGACGTCGATTTCATCTATCGGCGGATTATCACGGACCTTAAATTGGTTCGCCTGCCGGCGTCCGGCGGGAAAGCATCCCGCAGGTTTGATGGTTCGAATTTCCCAACCGCAGCCAGCGCCCTTTATGGTTTGCCTGATAACCTGGCGCGGATCGACGCTGAAGCTCGGAAGAGCTCCGAACCGAACAACCCGCTCCGAACCAGATCTACACACCGCGGCTACATTACGCCAGACTGCGGAAAGATCACGTATAAAAACTGAGAGATCTTGCGTCTGGATCTGGATCGGCTTTGCGTACTCCACGGAGTCACTCCCGCCCAAAAACCAGTTTCGTAACCATTGATCGGGCCAATAAGTCCGCATCCCAAGGTAAGGCGGCGACGTGAGCACCAAGTCGAATCCTCCCAGCCCATGATAGGTTGATTCCTGCCGGCTGTCCGCCAATAAAACCCGTCTATCGGCTCGCAGCGGAAGTCTCTGAAGAAGGTAAGCCGCGCGGCGCCGGACCGCGTCGAGGAGCAACACATAAAGCGGGCGGTGGCCTTGGCTTTTCCAGAAGTGCACCGCTGCAGCGGGCTTGGTGGCGTAAGTCCTCGGCATTTGATTGGAGAGGTACGTGGGGATCCCTTTCGTCAGCGGACCATGAAGAATTCCGAGAATCAACGCTCGCAAGAAGATTTCCGCATCCAACCAAACCTTTTTTTGCAGCAGATGCATCCGCATCCTACAAACCTCCGAAAGGGTGCCGCTGTGGTAACCCCAATCCCAGAACTCACCAACCGGTATCTCGCACTCGCCGGTGGCTTGGAGCCCTGCTTCGCAAGCCGCCGAGACCTGTTCGGCGGTTGTCATGGTAAGTTTTGCCATGGCGACCGCGGCGCCTACGGGATTGCTATCTATCCCGACAGCGGTGATGCCAAGCAGGCGCGCAGCAAAGTTGGTTGTCCCCCGGCCGCAGAACGGATCGAGAACACGCGTCGCCGTACGCCTGCGACAGAGCGTCCGGTAAGGGAAATTCAGCGGAAACATCGTAAAATACGGGCAGACGCCGTTCACCCGCAACAGCGGGTTGCGGATCGGATGGAAATCAAAGACGACGTTGGATTTCATCACCTCTTCTTCATTTCTCGCCCTCCACTTTATACAGTTCGATGCACGATGACGGTAGTCTCGAATTTCGGCTCGACGTAGCGGTCGATGCCTCCGGTAAGCAGGACGTCAAAACGGCTGTTCGGCGTTTTGGGGTTCGGTATAAACCTCAGTTGCCGGTCATGGAAGTCACGCCGGTGGGGGCCGTAGGTGACAACGGGAATGATCTTCGCCGGGACGCCTTGACTGGCAAACCACCTCTCGAAGGCTTCCCGGCGAGGTTGGAAGTCGGGAGCACCTTCGTCCCGAACCCGCAGTTCGAGCTGCTCCGGCCAGGCATCCATGATTGTGCGTAACTCGCTCAGGAACTTCCGGACCCGCTCGGTGTTCAGGTCAGATTTCAGGGCGTAAGGATCGTTGATCCGTAGCAAGGCAAACTTTTTCTTTTTGGCGAAGCCAAAGTCGCGGGTCAATTCCCTTGGCTGGCCAGCCTGATACGCGAACAACTGCGTCCGGGCCGCCTGCTCCCGCAAGGGGATCGGCGTCCAACCGGTACGAAGCTTCCGCTCTTCATCCGCAGCGAGCACCGGACCACGCCAGAGTGAGGGCGGCAACGGAGCAGCCAAAAAAGATGTTTCGACGAGGCTGTCCGAGAAGAACGAGCGACCGTCCGGATTTCCCGGCCGGACGATCCAACGCGGCCACGCTCGCAGGTCGAAACCGGCCGGTAACCGCCAGAGCCTGAAGCGGCCCTCTGTTTGATATGGTCCGAGTTTGGCGACAACCGCGAGGCTGGCGGGATCGTCTGCCGAGATGGCCGGTTCGGCAGCGAGCGCCACCTCGACCGTGTGCCCTCGGGCAAGCAATCCCACTACCCGGTCGAGCAACAACGGTGAAGGCACGGAAGTATTTTCATCCATAGTCGTCGCTGCTGACGCTGGGAACAGGGTGCCGGCGGTTGCGATCAGCCGTGTTCCCTCGTCTAACTCAGCCAACGCCAGCGCGATCGGATCGGAACCCTTAAGCGGAACGGCACCGAACCGGGCGAACGGATTTTCCGGCTGGTGAGTATTGAGCAGCTGCTTCAACCAAACGAGTGCCGGCTTCCGGTCCAGTGTATCCCAGTGGCGCTGGTTGTCATAGGTCTGCAGGCAGGTGCGACAGGAATGGGAGCACTTCGCGGGGCACTCCAGCACATCGATTCCGCGTCCCAGCAACGCGCGCAGACCGCGGCCCATCACCATCTGACAGTAACCGGCACCCCCGGCGACGCTGTCATAGAGCACCACTTCAGGGTAGCTGTTGGAATACCAAAGCCGGGCGGTGCCGCTGATCTCACGGCCGTCGATCGCCAGTAACCGAATCGCTGCCTGCCGGACAGCCTCCACGAGCGTGCGCAGAAAACCGTCTTCCCACGTCAGACGCTGATCGGCCGGCACTCCCTCCGGGAACGGCACCGGACTATTGAAGCGGATCTGGAGCACGTCGGTACGGAACTCGTGACCAAGATCTTGCCATGCCGGTGGGCGGTTCTGCGTACAGCGGGTACCGTACGGGGTTTCATGCGGCGTCTTTTTAACCGCATCCCATTCGCCCGGATGTCTAAGCGCACGCGCATAGCCACAGGCGCAATGGTAGAAGCCGTGTTCACGGCCCTTGTTGATCACGAGCATTCGCCCGCACTGGGCATTCTGCCACGCCCATTGAACGCCCGGCACGTCGGTGGGAGCGTCACGAAATTCCTGGTCAGCTGCGGCTGAGAGTAGCCGGGCCTCTTGCGCCGGAGGCGGCCGGAGCCGGGTAAGCCCAGGGTCACGCCCTTTGGCTTCGGTACCACTCGTGACAAAGCTTTTCGGCTCAATAAATTGTCGTACTTCATTCGGCCGCACAGGCGTGCTACACGCTTGGCAGGCGGGCTGAAAATCGTCTTTCTCTTCCTCTACCTGGACGTGCCGGCACGCGCCGCATAGGTAATAAAACCGGGGCTTCATGAAATGCCGGGGGTACTCGCCGATGCCATAGCTTTCCCAAACGCGGCCTGCGGCGATCACCTGCGCGCCCGGAGCGTATTCGGCAATGCCGAGCCGTGCGTCGCGTACCAACTGGATGTCCTGTTCCCACGGACGGCGATTTTGATCCTGTCGCTCACCGGTGATCACTTCAAGCTGCACGCTGTTCACCGGAAACGCGTACGTGGGAAGAAACCCGAGCTTGGGAAACTGATTGATCACGAGCTGCTCCTCCCATTTGCTGAGTTGATACGCCCAGTAACTGGCCTGCTTCTGCCCGGCGCGGCCGAGCCCATGCGCTTCATGGTAGCGATCGTGGAAATAGCGCCAGCGATGCCCGTACCACCCGCATACGCCGGCGAGACCTTCCCCAGGCTCACGGCCGAGAAACTGTTCCCTCAACTCCGCCTCAGTGCAGGAAAGAGCAGGAGGAAGACCGGTGGCAAGGTCGAGCGCTTCCGCAAGGCACGCGCGCCCCTCCGCGCCATCCAGCCAGAGCCGGGCTCTCCCGACGAACTCGCGCTCTTTCTCATCGGTAAACTCTTCCCCGAAAAACGTCTTTAACTCCGGAGAGCCTCCCTGCCCGTCGGCCAAGCCGAGGTGCCGCATCAGGCCGCGCAACAGGACAGAAAATTGGTGTCGGCGAAACAGGCGCACATTCTCGAGGTGGACGAACGGTGTACGCGGTTCCTGCCGGAGGTAATCCTCCGCACGGCGATACTCGGCCTGGTCGTAGTTGCGCGACATCGCCACCGTCACGCAGACCGGTGCAGCTTGCGCCCGGCGCCCGGCACGGCCGGTACGCTGTTGGTAGTTTTGGATCCCGGGCGGCACGTTGCGGCACACGACTGCTTCCAGTTCGCCGATATCCACGCCTAATTCCATCGTCGTCGAGCACGAAAGCACGCTTACCTCGCCGTCACGGAACTGCCGTTCCAACCGCTCGCGTACCAGGTTGTTGATGGCCGCGGTATGCTCACGCGCCACCTTGCCGGCGCAGTTGGATGCCAGGTACAGGCGGTAGTAATGCTGGTCTCGATTCCAAGCCTCACGCTCCTGGCTGGAGATCATTTCCAACGCCCCTTCACACCGGAACGCGGCGCAACGGTCGCTCACGTTGGCAAACTGCCGCAGCCCGCACGAACGGCACCGATAGAATGGTACCGTCTTGCCACCGGTGAAAACCAGCCGGCGCGAATCGAGAACGAAGCCATGCCGGTTCGGCTCGGAGATGATCAACTTAGCCTTTTGCAACGCCTCAAAGGCGGCTGCAAGGAGAGGATTGAAGCCGGCAAGTTTCAGCTGCCGTTCCAGAAACCAGCTCCGCCGGTTCGGGTACACCCGGCCCGTTTTCGGATCGACGCTTGCCTTCCAGGCGAAGCGGACTTGCTCCGGCTTCGGGGTGCCTTCCACGTTAAAACGCAGGTACGGAGAGACAAAATCCCTTCCCCAGATGTGCTCGGAAGCAAGGTTCACACCTGCGGGTGCAGAAATGCAGCGCTGGCGACGAACGGTTTCGATCAGAACTTCGAGCAGCGTTGCGGATTGAGAACGTAGCTCTGCAGGCAACTTCGGAGCAAAAAGTTCCGCGGCTTGCTTCAGTAACTTTTCGTCGTAGCCGACGCGCACCAGGCCGAGTGCCTCGAGCGAATTGCGACGGCCACCCGGGAGACAGAATTCGGCGGCGATCTTGCCGCATATAAAGGGCGTCAGGTCAGTTGCCGACTGGATGATTTCTCCGTCAGCGTCATTAAAGGCGGGGGTCGCTCCGAGCAGATTAACGACGCTGTCGCGCAGGGTGGTAAACGACTGGCATCCCCCTTCATCCTTAAACACGCGCATTACCGCCCAGCGCAGCAGGATTTCCTCGCTCGTGCGCTGGAGCGAATGGGCGAACTGGCCTGCATCCTGGCGATTGTCGGAGAAGACCAGCAACCGCCGGCCGCCACCCGGGCTGGGCACTTTCGTCGGACGCTCAGGAAGTTTTTGGTAGAGTGCATCCGAGATGACCGTCGACAGCATGAAGTCACCGGGGTGAAAGCCGGTCACCACCTCCGCGTCCGTTCCGGCCGTTCCACCGCAACTTGGGCATTTACGAAGGTAGCGCCGATTGTCGTCATCGTCCCGCGTCAATGGTACACAGACCAGGGCTACGGATGCGTCATCGTCCCGCGGGTTACCGGTAATCGGGTCAATTTTCCAGATGTCCGGCGGATTCGAATCGTCTACCGGGGCGCCGTCGTCTTCATCGTCGACTCCACGGGTTGGCGTTCCCAACTGGAAAACATAGCGTTCCGCCATACCGGTTGCCGGGCGTACCGGCAGTACGCGATCTCCCGCCACGAACCCTTCGACGAAGGGTTGGCCGCACCGGCGGCAAACCAAGAGCCGGTAACGGTAGTTGCCGTCTTCATCGATGAAGTGGCTACCGACCAGCGCGTCCTCAAAGCCCTCCGGGTTCGAGGCGGATAATCTCACGGTGACGTTATCGATGCCGTTTGCAAAATAGTGATAACGTGCGGGCAATAAGGAAAACTCGCCGGGAGCCAGGCGTGCCCGGATGCCGGCCGTGATGAGCCCCGCAAGCGCCTTCGCGGCCTCAGGGGCCGCGCCGAAGAGGGTCTGCGCCACTGAGATAAATGGCCGTGCCCCCGGCTGCGCCAACTCGATCGAGGCACGACGCATTTCGTCCGCATCCGCCAAGCATTCCGCCAGTTGCGGGCCGAGCGGCCGGCCTTCCTTCACCCACAATCGGCTGACGAGCTTCGGATCGAGCCCGGCCGCGCCGCATTGTTCCACGGTAGTGTTCCAGGCCAGTCCTGTCTGGCTGTCTTCAGCACCGGCCTCCGCGAGGCTGCGGCCAAGCTGGATCCAGGCGCTGGCTGGTAACGAGAACCGCTTTTTTGGCTCCTCACGGAGGAGACGATGCGGGTGTCGTTCTCCACGGATTACTTCGTGAAACGGTGCGCCGAATAGACGGGTAGCGAATTCGACGATTGTCCGATCTGCCTCCTGGCCCGCCGCGAAGCTCGCACTCGTACCCACGCAGCGGGTATCCTCGGGCCGGAGACCGAGCCGGCGACGCAGCTTACGCAGAAGAAACGCCACTTCGGTGGCTTGCGCGCCAGCGTAGGTATGCACCTCGTCGAGAACCAAAAACTTGAGCCGCGCGTCCCGGAAGAGGCCGGCATTCCGCGGGAACAGCAGCAGGTGTTCCAACATGGCGTAATTGGTGATCAGGATATGGGGCGGGCGGGCAAGCATCTCATCTCGCGTCAGTCGCCACGCCTCGGGTACCTGATTCCACCCAAGGCCGTCCGGCACCGGATCAGTGAAGAACGGATCGCTACTGAGCAGCTCCTGTTCGGCCCCGGTGCGCGTTACGCCATTTCTCGTCAGCCCGGTATACCGGCCAATGGTGATACCGCTCGCTTTAAAATGGTGCGCAAAGATCGGCACGATGCGCTTGTAGAGCTGGTCGTTAGCCAGGGCGTTAAGCGGGTAAATGAGCAAAGCCCGGACCCCCGGCTGCTGCCGCTCGGGTCCAGGCTCCCTGAGTAACGCATCCAAGATGGGGTACAGGAAGCATTCGGTTTTCCCGCTGCCTGTGCCCGTAGCAACGATCACGTTGCGACCGCCGGCGATGGCACGGAGTGCGTTCTCCTGGTGCTTGTGCAAGGAGCGCTTAAATTCCTCCGAAGGTAGTTTTGAGAAGTCAGCGTGAAGCAACGGAGTGCTGCCTTTGGTGAACTCGCAAAGCCGGGCACCCTTGCGGAAGTCGGTTAACGCTTCAACGTAGGGGCCTTTGAGCAGGAGGTCACTCCGCCCCAGTTCTCGACCAACCGCGGCCCGCAACTGTGGGTACCGGTGGGAGATGGGCAGCGCCGCCCGGAGGTAACGGCGGATCGTCTCTTCGAGTTCCTGACAGAGTTGGATGGGGTTTTGCTCAATCATGGGGATAAGTGCGGATCATCAGTTCCCAGAACATCAGGTGAAATCCGAGGAGTTCGGGCGCTTGCGTAAGGAGAGTAGTCAACGCTTTGTGCACGGGTCCTGGTCCATGCGCTTCCCTCAGCGGTTTCAAAACGTCCCAAAACGATACCCAGCCTCGCGCCGCGATTCGTGCGCCTAAAGCAAGCAACGCGCTGAACTGGATGCATTCGCCGGCAAGGAAATCGTCGCCGTGTTCGAACTCAAACCACACCCGTCCGGATACGGTCGTCGGAAAAAGGTGTTTAATTGATGGGCAGCTCTTTCTAAGGCTGGCCAGAAAGTCGAGCTTATTATGGGCGAGAACGGGCATGACCGCACTCCAGCACGCGGCGTCCTGCGCTGCCTGGCGACGTTGGAGCAGCCGTGCCAAAGCCCAGGAGAAGTGCTCGGTGCTCAGCGCATCGACTTCGACGTTTGGTTCACCTCGGTTGCCCCTGGCCATCCAGAAGAACCAGGGCCCGAATTTAAAACCGGAGAGATCATCGTCGAGGTCCGGCCGTTGGCCGATGCCAAGAACGGCCTTGCTGTTTCTAAAATCACGCAGGATCGGCGCGTCCGGCGACCATTCGCCCAGCCCAAACTCCGGAGCGATCTGTACCCGGCGCAAACCATCACCTGCCCGCGCCGCACTTGCGAGGTCGGCGGCCCACCGCAACGCAGCGCGCACGGGATCAGTGGGCGGCAGATTGACGGCCAGTTCCGGCGGTAAGGCGAGCAGGTCGGGAATCCGGACAAAGAGCGAGCGAGCGCCGAGCCCGGCGCTATCTTCGGAGAGTTGCTCGACCAGTGCCGGAAGCACCGTTTTCGGATGGTTTCCTACCATCCAGCGCACCTGCTTGGCGAGTTCGCCTAATAGTATCTCCAGAGGGAGCAGTTGTTTCCAGGCAGCATCCTCAAATTTAGGCGCAAGCCACCGGCGCACATCGCCAAACAACACCATCAACTCAGCTTCGTGCCCGGTAGAAGGCGGGAACGGAATCTTAGCCCCCGTACCTGGGCCTGCGAGTACAGCCGCGAAACAGCGGGCGCGGTATGAGGTTAGCTCGTCTACCGGCAGCGCTCGCGATAACAACAGCGGCAAACGCCCGCCACGCTTGTTCAGCAATGGCTGCCACCCGAAGGACTCGTCACGCGCGATATCCAGTTCTATCCGCCAGAAACCGGGAGGCCACCCCGCCCTCGGCACCTGGACCTGGAGGCGGTGCAGATCGCTGCTGCACGCACCGGTCTTTTCGGCGTGCGAGAGCTCAACGGCGGGAAATCCGGGCTCTTCGAATCGCAGGTGACCCGAGGCGGAGAATGCCTGGCCGGGAAATGAGATATGCCGATCGGAAACCAGGTCCGAAACGTGTAACCGCACGTGCCTGACCGGATCGGTAAATCGGCAAAGCAGGGTTTCGTGTCCTTCCACCTGGGAATAACTGACCCCGACCGGCTGGAGGGGCCGGACAAAACGCGCCACCAGAGTTTGGGTTTCCCCATGCCGTAATGTGAGGCAACCTCCTCCTTCGCCATGCTCTGCGGCCAACTGTGCCAGGCTTAGGTCAACAAACTGCCGCTCCGATGCCGGGCAGAAGCGGAATACCTCCCGGCCGTTCACCCGCAGAGCAGCGTCCCGGGCAGGTACCAGCCAGACGCGTAACCAGCGTTGGCTGTCCACGGCGGCGGAGAATGTCTCCCCGAGCCGATGGTCACGCGGTTCAGCCGGCGACCCCGGAACCTTCTCGAAAGATTCCAGAGAGATGCCTGGACGCCGCCACGCGAACATTTGCCGCGTTTCCCCAACACTGAACACTAAACTGTGGCGGCGCAGCGAATCCTCCAGGTGACGTATGTTCGCGCCGTCCCGGACAAAGCCGCGCATCTCGCCAGACACCAGGTTTTCCGGCAGTGCGGTACACTCAAGA contains:
- a CDS encoding DEAD/DEAH box helicase; protein product: MIEQNPIQLCQELEETIRRYLRAALPISHRYPQLRAAVGRELGRSDLLLKGPYVEALTDFRKGARLCEFTKGSTPLLHADFSKLPSEEFKRSLHKHQENALRAIAGGRNVIVATGTGSGKTECFLYPILDALLREPGPERQQPGVRALLIYPLNALANDQLYKRIVPIFAHHFKASGITIGRYTGLTRNGVTRTGAEQELLSSDPFFTDPVPDGLGWNQVPEAWRLTRDEMLARPPHILITNYAMLEHLLLFPRNAGLFRDARLKFLVLDEVHTYAGAQATEVAFLLRKLRRRLGLRPEDTRCVGTSASFAAGQEADRTIVEFATRLFGAPFHEVIRGERHPHRLLREEPKKRFSLPASAWIQLGRSLAEAGAEDSQTGLAWNTTVEQCGAAGLDPKLVSRLWVKEGRPLGPQLAECLADADEMRRASIELAQPGARPFISVAQTLFGAAPEAAKALAGLITAGIRARLAPGEFSLLPARYHYFANGIDNVTVRLSASNPEGFEDALVGSHFIDEDGNYRYRLLVCRRCGQPFVEGFVAGDRVLPVRPATGMAERYVFQLGTPTRGVDDEDDGAPVDDSNPPDIWKIDPITGNPRDDDASVALVCVPLTRDDDDNRRYLRKCPSCGGTAGTDAEVVTGFHPGDFMLSTVISDALYQKLPERPTKVPSPGGGRRLLVFSDNRQDAGQFAHSLQRTSEEILLRWAVMRVFKDEGGCQSFTTLRDSVVNLLGATPAFNDADGEIIQSATDLTPFICGKIAAEFCLPGGRRNSLEALGLVRVGYDEKLLKQAAELFAPKLPAELRSQSATLLEVLIETVRRQRCISAPAGVNLASEHIWGRDFVSPYLRFNVEGTPKPEQVRFAWKASVDPKTGRVYPNRRSWFLERQLKLAGFNPLLAAAFEALQKAKLIISEPNRHGFVLDSRRLVFTGGKTVPFYRCRSCGLRQFANVSDRCAAFRCEGALEMISSQEREAWNRDQHYYRLYLASNCAGKVAREHTAAINNLVRERLERQFRDGEVSVLSCSTTMELGVDIGELEAVVCRNVPPGIQNYQQRTGRAGRRAQAAPVCVTVAMSRNYDQAEYRRAEDYLRQEPRTPFVHLENVRLFRRHQFSVLLRGLMRHLGLADGQGGSPELKTFFGEEFTDEKEREFVGRARLWLDGAEGRACLAEALDLATGLPPALSCTEAELREQFLGREPGEGLAGVCGWYGHRWRYFHDRYHEAHGLGRAGQKQASYWAYQLSKWEEQLVINQFPKLGFLPTYAFPVNSVQLEVITGERQDQNRRPWEQDIQLVRDARLGIAEYAPGAQVIAAGRVWESYGIGEYPRHFMKPRFYYLCGACRHVQVEEEKDDFQPACQACSTPVRPNEVRQFIEPKSFVTSGTEAKGRDPGLTRLRPPPAQEARLLSAAADQEFRDAPTDVPGVQWAWQNAQCGRMLVINKGREHGFYHCACGYARALRHPGEWDAVKKTPHETPYGTRCTQNRPPAWQDLGHEFRTDVLQIRFNSPVPFPEGVPADQRLTWEDGFLRTLVEAVRQAAIRLLAIDGREISGTARLWYSNSYPEVVLYDSVAGGAGYCQMVMGRGLRALLGRGIDVLECPAKCSHSCRTCLQTYDNQRHWDTLDRKPALVWLKQLLNTHQPENPFARFGAVPLKGSDPIALALAELDEGTRLIATAGTLFPASAATTMDENTSVPSPLLLDRVVGLLARGHTVEVALAAEPAISADDPASLAVVAKLGPYQTEGRFRLWRLPAGFDLRAWPRWIVRPGNPDGRSFFSDSLVETSFLAAPLPPSLWRGPVLAADEERKLRTGWTPIPLREQAARTQLFAYQAGQPRELTRDFGFAKKKKFALLRINDPYALKSDLNTERVRKFLSELRTIMDAWPEQLELRVRDEGAPDFQPRREAFERWFASQGVPAKIIPVVTYGPHRRDFHDRQLRFIPNPKTPNSRFDVLLTGGIDRYVEPKFETTVIVHRTV
- a CDS encoding DNA modification methylase; its protein translation is MKSNVVFDFHPIRNPLLRVNGVCPYFTMFPLNFPYRTLCRRRTATRVLDPFCGRGTTNFAARLLGITAVGIDSNPVGAAVAMAKLTMTTAEQVSAACEAGLQATGECEIPVGEFWDWGYHSGTLSEVCRMRMHLLQKKVWLDAEIFLRALILGILHGPLTKGIPTYLSNQMPRTYATKPAAAVHFWKSQGHRPLYVLLLDAVRRRAAYLLQRLPLRADRRVLLADSRQESTYHGLGGFDLVLTSPPYLGMRTYWPDQWLRNWFLGGSDSVEYAKPIQIQTQDLSVFIRDLSAVWRNVAAVCRSGSERVVRFGALPSFSVDPRQVIRQTIKGAGCGWEIRTIKPAGCFPAGRRQANQFKVRDNPPIDEIDVYCRLAV